GATATCGACAGCACTCTGGATAAGTTTAATGACACAATAGACCGACATACAAGCTGGTGGGAAGTTGTTGATATACTATTTAATAATGGATACATCGGCCTTTCTGAAAAGGCGCAAACCTTGGCAGTACCAATACTAGCAGATATTATTGCCGAAACGTATTCGGAAGATGTAAAAGAAATGTACACCCTAACAACATCCTCGGGTGAAGATATTATTAAATTTACAGCAAGAAAGTTATCCGAAGCATCAGGCGGCTATCCAATTTTAACAAGCCAAAGTGCCATTTCATCACAATCTAGGGTATCCTACACCAATCTAAATAATATTTGCGCCTTCCAGTGATCCAAGGCAAACTGGCATTATGTATTTACTTGCAAGAGCATTTATGGTTAAAGATTGGACAATAGACTTGGAAAGTTTAAAGTCTGTATTGCCACAACATTATATCAACTACTATGAGAGTAAAGTTAGAGCGGAAATCGGAATACCAAAAGTTTTGTTTTATGATGAGCTTCATAGGACGAAAGGACTTGCATCAATTTTAGAGAAGATTGAATTAGATATTAGAGAGGGTCTAAAATATTCATGGTTTGTCGTGCTGGCATTGCAAAGAGTACAAGATTTTACCGATACTATTCTTGATTTAACCTCAACGGCCTTTATTCTTGGCGCTGGTCAAAAAGAAAGCTCAGTTCAAGAAACACAAAAGACTTTTGGGCTAAGTAACAGTAGTATGAATTTGGTTAAAAACCTAAAGCGTCCTAACGCTAATGGTGCCGAAATGCTGTTATGGCTTAATATGGGGGAAGAAAAGTTCATTCAAAAAGTTATCTCAACATTACCAACTCCAAATTTATGGATGTTTACCTCTGACGATACAGAGGCCAGAATCAGAGATACACTTCATAAAAAGTTTGGGAGTTGGTAAGACGATCGAAGTATTATCAATCTTATATCCTACGGTCAAGTTAAGCAAAGAGCTTGAAGCTAAGAAAAGAGAGCTTAGCGAAAAGGACCAAGATATATCCTTAGTCAC
This Abyssogena phaseoliformis symbiont OG214 DNA region includes the following protein-coding sequences:
- a CDS encoding ATP-binding protein; this encodes MYLLARAFMVKDWTIDLESLKSVLPQHYINYYESKVRAEIGIPKVLFYDELHRTKGLASILEKIELDIREGLKYSWFVVLALQRVQDFTDTILDLTSTAFILGAGQKESSVQETQKTFGLSNSSMNLVKNLKRPNANGAEMLLWLNMGEEKFIQKVISTLPTPNLWMFTSDDTEARIRDTLHKKFGSW